Within the Enterococcus hirae ATCC 9790 genome, the region TCTGAATGATAAACTAAAAAATTTTTTTAGAAATCGATGTCATTTTATTATCTAAGTATGTTCATAGGATGGAAGTCTCACGAAGCTTCACTGAAATGAGTATATTTTATGAGAACAAGTAACATCAGCAGGATGTCATGTGTTAAAAGAAAAATGAATCTAGGAAAGTAACAGGAAAGTGGAGAGAAATGGAAGAGACAATTAGTATAAAAGAGATCATCGGAGTATTTCGTAAGCGTTTGTTGACCTTATTTATTTCAACGTTAGTTGGTTTGGCGGTAGCAAGTTTCGTTACATTCTTTATTTTAACACCCAAGTTTAGTTCACAAGCCCAATTGATTGTCACGTTGCCTCAGTCAAATATTACGAATGTCAATGATGTGAATACGAATTTACAAATGATTAACACCTACAAAGATATGATTATTAGTGACTTAGTTTTAAGTGAAGTGAAAGATCAATTAGAAACGCAAGATCAGCTAGCAATGACGGTTGGAGAAATCAAACAAGCAATCACAGTGAATCAATCCGAAAATTCACAAATGTTTTCTATCCAAGCGATTAGTTCGATTCCAGATAATGCTCAGAAAATTGCGAATACCACAGCTGAGGTGTTTCAAACGAAAGCAAAAGATGTGATGAATGTTGATAAAATATCGATCATTTCTGAAGCGGTTGCGGACGGAACATCGGTGTCACCAAATAAAAAAATAAATATTGCCCTTGGCCTTATTTTAGGTCTGATGATTGGCATGGGGATAGCTCTGTTATTGGAATTGTTCGACCAGACTGTGAAAGATGAAAAATATCTTTCGGAGGTCATAGGGTTTCCAATTTTAGGGACGGTACCAGAAATGACTGCCAAAGATTTCAATAGAAATGACAAAAACAACAATGCACCGGTGACAATAAACGATGAAACTGGTGAACAAGCGAGAGCTTCTCGTAGAGCTCGTTCGAGAGTGTAGGAGGGAAAACATGCGACGTGTCATAAAACAAAAAGAAACACTACTTCAACCGATTCGTTTGATTACTTTAACTAATTCTTCATCAGCAGCGGCTGAGCACTACCGAACGATTCGAACCAATATCCAATTTGTTTCAATCAATGATCAACAAGTCAAAACGATCGTGGTCACGTCATCTGGACCAGGTGAAGGGAAATCGACCACGGCTGCAAATCTGGCTGTTGTCTTTGCAAAAGCTGGTCAGAAAGTGTTATTAGTTGATGCTGACATGCGAAAACCAGTTATTTACAAAGCATTTCAAATAAATAATCACTATGGATTAAGTAATCTACTCAGTTCAACTGAAACGATCAGTAAAGGGATCCAAAAAACGGCAATCAAGGAATTATCGGTATTACCAAGTGGACCGATTCCTCCTAATCCATCAGAGCTGTTAAGCTCGAAAAGAATGGATCAACTAATGGTAGAAGCAAGTCAGCTCTATGATATCGTGATGTTTGATTTGCCGCCGATTGTAACTGTGACAGATGCTCAAATCTTGTCATCAAAGGCAGATGGTACGCTTCTGGTAGTACGTGAAAAGACTTCACGAAAAGAAGCAGTTGTG harbors:
- a CDS encoding YveK family protein gives rise to the protein MEETISIKEIIGVFRKRLLTLFISTLVGLAVASFVTFFILTPKFSSQAQLIVTLPQSNITNVNDVNTNLQMINTYKDMIISDLVLSEVKDQLETQDQLAMTVGEIKQAITVNQSENSQMFSIQAISSIPDNAQKIANTTAEVFQTKAKDVMNVDKISIISEAVADGTSVSPNKKINIALGLILGLMIGMGIALLLELFDQTVKDEKYLSEVIGFPILGTVPEMTAKDFNRNDKNNNAPVTINDETGEQARASRRARSRV
- a CDS encoding CpsD/CapB family tyrosine-protein kinase; its protein translation is MRRVIKQKETLLQPIRLITLTNSSSAAAEHYRTIRTNIQFVSINDQQVKTIVVTSSGPGEGKSTTAANLAVVFAKAGQKVLLVDADMRKPVIYKAFQINNHYGLSNLLSSTETISKGIQKTAIKELSVLPSGPIPPNPSELLSSKRMDQLMVEASQLYDIVMFDLPPIVTVTDAQILSSKADGTLLVVREKTSRKEAVVKAKKLLEMAQAKVLGIVYNGVEQSKDTSYYYE